Proteins encoded within one genomic window of Salinisphaera sp. T31B1:
- a CDS encoding iron-sulfur cluster assembly accessory protein — translation MSDTAIEEEELTLTEAAAERIKSQLAKRGSGLGLRVGVRKSGCSGYMYTMDYADQIDADDDVFEAHGAKVVVERRHMEVLRGTTLDFRSEGLNRMFRFDNPHAKNACGCGESFTV, via the coding sequence ATCGAAGAAGAGGAACTGACGCTTACCGAAGCGGCCGCCGAGCGGATCAAGAGCCAGCTGGCCAAGCGCGGCAGCGGCCTCGGTCTGCGCGTAGGGGTGCGCAAATCCGGTTGTAGCGGCTATATGTACACCATGGATTACGCCGACCAGATCGACGCGGACGACGACGTCTTCGAAGCCCATGGGGCCAAGGTCGTGGTCGAGCGCCGTCATATGGAGGTGCTGCGCGGCACGACCTTGGACTTTCGCTCCGAAGGTCTCAACCGTATGTTTCGGTTCGATAATCCTCACGCGAAGAACGCCTGCGGTTGCGGCGAGTCGTTCACCGTCTGA
- the ndk gene encoding nucleoside-diphosphate kinase, whose protein sequence is MAVERTLSIIKPDAVAKNVIGEILRRFENANLRIIGARMVQLSREDAEKFYAVHSERPFFNELVSFMISGPVMVQCLEGENAIAANRDLMGATNPKEAEAGTIRGDFADSIDANAVHGSDAEDTAAQEIEFFFGKDGLCPR, encoded by the coding sequence ATGGCCGTAGAGCGCACCCTTTCCATCATCAAGCCGGACGCCGTCGCCAAGAACGTGATCGGCGAGATTCTTCGCCGCTTCGAGAACGCCAACCTGCGCATCATCGGTGCGCGCATGGTGCAGCTCTCGCGTGAAGACGCCGAGAAATTCTATGCGGTGCACTCCGAGCGTCCGTTCTTCAACGAGCTGGTGTCGTTCATGATTTCGGGCCCCGTCATGGTCCAGTGCCTGGAAGGCGAGAACGCAATTGCGGCCAACCGCGACCTGATGGGCGCGACCAACCCGAAGGAAGCCGAAGCCGGCACCATCCGTGGCGATTTTGCCGACTCGATCGATGCCAACGCGGTTCACGGTTCAGATGCCGAAGACACTGCCGCCCAGGAGATCGAGTTCTTCTTCGGCAAAGACGGCCTCTGCCCGCGCTGA
- the rlmN gene encoding 23S rRNA (adenine(2503)-C(2))-methyltransferase RlmN, giving the protein MSTPVRENTGSSRAGADGIARTNLFGLDREAMAAFFRSHGESAFRAKQVMQWIYARGVTDFDGMTDLSKKLRERLPAIAEIRPPAKIREQQAADGTRKWLLAVTEDLDPDNAIEAVYIPESDRATLCISSQIGCALDCSFCATGKQGLNRNLTTAEIVGQVWMAEHDLRAQGMVHGERALSNIVFMGMGEPLANYRALVPAIRILLDDYGFGLSKRRVTVSTSGMVPFMDRLREEVDVALAVSLHAPTDALRDELVPINRKYPLSELMAACDRYVADKQRRAHVVYEYVLLAGVNDNPEQAHALARLLGNRSAKVNLIPFNPFDGTEYSRPDESRTRAFQDILHRKGLRTTVRRTRGDDIDAACGQLVGRVRSRQKRHFRDVPIRVESKQAAPT; this is encoded by the coding sequence ATGAGCACCCCAGTCCGCGAAAACACGGGTTCGTCCCGCGCCGGTGCCGATGGCATCGCGCGCACGAACCTGTTCGGCCTCGATCGCGAGGCCATGGCGGCATTCTTCCGGTCTCATGGCGAGTCGGCGTTCCGTGCCAAGCAGGTCATGCAGTGGATCTATGCCCGCGGTGTGACCGACTTCGACGGCATGACGGATCTGTCCAAGAAGCTGCGCGAGCGGCTGCCGGCGATCGCCGAAATCCGCCCGCCGGCCAAGATCCGTGAACAACAGGCCGCGGACGGCACCCGCAAGTGGTTGCTCGCGGTCACAGAGGATCTGGATCCCGACAACGCCATCGAGGCGGTCTATATCCCGGAGTCCGACCGGGCCACGCTGTGTATCTCCTCCCAGATCGGCTGCGCGTTGGATTGCAGCTTCTGTGCCACCGGCAAGCAAGGGCTCAACCGCAATCTCACCACGGCTGAGATTGTCGGCCAGGTCTGGATGGCCGAACACGATCTGCGGGCCCAGGGCATGGTTCACGGCGAGCGTGCGCTGTCCAATATCGTGTTCATGGGCATGGGCGAGCCGCTGGCCAACTATCGCGCGCTCGTGCCGGCCATCCGAATTCTGCTGGACGACTACGGCTTCGGCCTGTCCAAGCGCCGGGTGACCGTATCGACCTCGGGCATGGTGCCGTTCATGGACCGGCTGCGCGAAGAGGTCGATGTGGCACTGGCGGTGTCGCTGCATGCGCCGACCGATGCGCTGCGCGACGAGCTGGTGCCGATCAACCGCAAGTATCCCTTGTCCGAACTCATGGCGGCCTGCGATCGCTACGTGGCCGACAAGCAGCGGCGGGCCCACGTGGTGTACGAGTATGTCCTGCTGGCTGGCGTGAACGACAACCCCGAGCAGGCCCATGCGCTGGCGCGGTTGCTTGGCAATCGTTCCGCCAAGGTCAACCTGATTCCCTTCAACCCGTTCGACGGCACCGAGTACAGCCGGCCGGACGAATCGCGTACCCGGGCGTTCCAGGACATCCTGCATCGCAAGGGTCTGCGCACGACCGTGCGCCGTACGCGCGGCGACGATATCGATGCCGCATGCGGCCAGCTGGTCGGGCGCGTACGTAGCCGCCAGAAGCGCCATTTCCGCGATGTCCCGATTCGGGTCGAGAGCAAGCAGGCCGCGCCGACATGA
- the pilW gene encoding type IV pilus biogenesis/stability protein PilW has product MTLAGRLAYILLFACVIALAGCAGRENVVDKPRAADANASLGADFLRKNDNEQALSRFKRALDYDRNNVSATWGMAIVSDRLGETDDARRYYERALDLQPGPAIYNSYGVFLCKQGETERALKYLERAANDPRFAGRADALANAGLCLHRAGQPEAAERYYRTALAADDSQVTALTDMARLKYEQGDYLRARAFIERADAVTTLDAEQLLLGARIELALDDRAAASGYLERHNASAPTESLSLNQLEQSRR; this is encoded by the coding sequence ATGACGTTGGCCGGACGTCTGGCCTACATCCTGCTGTTTGCCTGTGTGATTGCGCTGGCCGGCTGTGCCGGTCGCGAGAACGTCGTGGACAAGCCGCGCGCCGCGGATGCCAACGCCAGTCTGGGCGCCGATTTTCTGCGCAAGAACGACAACGAGCAGGCGCTGTCCCGCTTCAAGCGGGCGCTCGACTACGATCGCAACAATGTCTCGGCCACCTGGGGCATGGCGATCGTCAGCGATCGTCTCGGCGAGACCGACGACGCCCGCCGCTATTACGAACGTGCACTGGACCTGCAGCCCGGGCCCGCGATCTACAACAGCTATGGCGTGTTCCTGTGCAAGCAGGGCGAGACCGAGCGCGCACTGAAATATCTCGAGCGCGCGGCCAACGATCCTCGCTTCGCCGGCCGCGCCGATGCGCTTGCCAACGCCGGCCTGTGCCTGCATCGTGCCGGCCAGCCCGAGGCGGCCGAGCGCTACTACCGCACCGCGCTGGCGGCTGACGACAGTCAGGTGACCGCGCTGACCGACATGGCACGGCTCAAGTACGAACAGGGCGACTACCTCCGGGCGCGTGCGTTCATCGAGCGGGCCGACGCCGTGACCACGCTCGATGCCGAGCAGTTGCTGCTGGGTGCGCGTATCGAACTCGCGCTCGACGATCGCGCGGCGGCCAGCGGTTATCTGGAACGCCACAACGCCAGCGCGCCGACCGAGAGCCTGTCGCTGAATCAACTGGAGCAATCGCGCCGATGA
- a CDS encoding helix-turn-helix domain-containing protein: MTDSSDEYEEDVAPTNLTRNKADGQSPGEILREARLANEYSVEDLCAQTKLSAKTVHALEDNDFAALSQPVFARGYYRQCAKVLDIDSERLMAAYSAWGGAPVAAHAASPAAVDVVPQDVTPGGWRSVGLIGGVVLLLVAVGAVYLLLPDAGLSDNDTPGTDNDTMVLSDNDAPGASQAPADDNALDRSTTTPDIAGDAAGETAGAAGVAGSSENSASGQSTAGGRRTGGRNVNDTLGLNRDDAEAEAAPADEPTEPAVDPAHLTLEFTGRSWVDVRDADGSRLLTGIFESGETREFDGTPPYKITLGYAPGVNVTIGGQPVDVAAQTTGNATARLTVAAAGDN; encoded by the coding sequence ATGACCGATTCTTCCGACGAATACGAAGAGGACGTGGCCCCCACGAACCTGACGCGCAACAAGGCCGACGGGCAGTCCCCGGGCGAGATCCTGCGCGAGGCACGTCTGGCCAACGAGTACTCGGTCGAGGATCTGTGCGCGCAGACCAAGCTCTCGGCCAAGACCGTGCATGCGCTCGAGGACAACGACTTCGCGGCGCTGTCGCAGCCGGTGTTCGCGCGCGGCTACTACCGTCAGTGCGCCAAGGTGCTGGATATCGACAGCGAGCGGCTCATGGCGGCCTACAGCGCCTGGGGCGGGGCCCCGGTGGCCGCGCATGCCGCGTCGCCGGCGGCAGTCGATGTCGTGCCCCAGGACGTCACCCCGGGCGGTTGGCGATCGGTCGGGCTGATCGGCGGCGTGGTGCTGCTGCTGGTCGCGGTGGGCGCGGTCTACCTGCTGCTGCCCGATGCCGGACTGTCGGATAACGACACCCCGGGGACCGACAACGACACCATGGTGCTGTCGGATAACGATGCCCCGGGTGCGTCGCAGGCGCCTGCAGACGACAATGCGCTCGATCGGTCCACGACCACACCGGATATTGCCGGTGACGCGGCGGGCGAAACGGCTGGCGCTGCGGGCGTCGCCGGCTCGTCCGAAAATAGCGCCTCCGGCCAGTCGACGGCCGGCGGTCGTCGTACCGGCGGGCGCAATGTCAACGACACGCTCGGGCTCAATCGCGACGACGCCGAAGCCGAGGCCGCGCCCGCCGACGAGCCGACCGAGCCGGCGGTAGATCCGGCGCACCTGACGCTGGAGTTCACCGGCCGTTCCTGGGTGGACGTGCGTGATGCCGACGGCAGCCGGTTGCTCACCGGCATCTTCGAGTCGGGCGAGACGCGCGAATTCGATGGCACCCCGCCATACAAAATCACGCTCGGCTATGCGCCGGGCGTCAACGTCACCATCGGCGGCCAGCCGGTGGATGTGGCGGCCCAGACGACCGGTAACGCGACCGCACGCCTGACCGTGGCCGCGGCCGGCGACAACTGA
- the hisS gene encoding histidine--tRNA ligase translates to MSDRIQSIRGMNDVLPADNAAWTTLERTAARVFAAYGYEQIRLPIMERTGLFKRAVGEVTDIVEKEMYTFEDRGGESLSLRPEGTAGAVRAGIEHGLLHNATQRLWYVGPMFRYERPQKGRYRQFHQFGVEAFGQTGPDVDIEQIALSSRLFAALGVSGLRLEINTLGTPDERAEYRDALHAYFSAHTDTLDADSLRRLDRNPLRILDSKNPDMAELIAAAPTLREYLGQASSAHFDALCAGLEGLGIEYTINPRLVRGLDYYTRTVFEWITRDLGAQDAVCSGGRFDGLVEQLGGSATPAMGFALGVERVIALMQAQGVALADVAPQVYLVYKGATAEARVPVLAERLRDAVPDLRLRVNAGGGSLKSQFKRADKSGARLALVFGDDEAAADQIQIKPLTDRRPQETVALDSAAERIAALLA, encoded by the coding sequence ATGAGTGATCGTATCCAGTCCATTCGCGGCATGAACGATGTCCTGCCGGCCGACAACGCCGCCTGGACCACGCTCGAACGCACCGCGGCGCGCGTGTTCGCCGCCTACGGCTACGAGCAGATCCGCTTGCCGATCATGGAGCGCACGGGCCTTTTCAAGCGGGCCGTGGGCGAAGTTACCGACATCGTCGAGAAAGAGATGTATACCTTCGAGGACCGGGGCGGCGAGTCGCTGTCGCTGCGTCCCGAGGGCACGGCGGGCGCGGTACGCGCCGGTATCGAGCACGGTCTGTTGCACAACGCCACCCAGCGACTGTGGTATGTCGGACCGATGTTCCGCTACGAGCGGCCGCAGAAAGGGCGCTATCGCCAGTTCCATCAGTTCGGCGTCGAGGCCTTCGGGCAGACCGGCCCGGACGTGGATATCGAACAGATCGCGCTGTCGTCGCGGCTGTTCGCGGCCCTGGGCGTGAGCGGCCTCCGTCTGGAGATCAACACGCTCGGCACCCCCGACGAGCGTGCCGAGTATCGCGATGCACTGCATGCCTACTTCAGTGCGCACACCGATACGCTGGATGCCGACAGTTTGCGCCGGCTCGACCGCAATCCGTTGCGGATTCTCGACAGCAAGAACCCCGACATGGCCGAGTTGATCGCGGCCGCACCCACGCTGCGCGAATATCTGGGCCAGGCCTCGAGCGCGCATTTCGATGCGCTGTGTGCCGGGCTCGAGGGTCTGGGCATCGAATACACCATCAATCCGCGGTTGGTACGCGGGCTGGATTACTACACCCGTACCGTGTTCGAGTGGATCACCCGCGATCTGGGCGCTCAGGACGCGGTCTGCTCGGGCGGGCGGTTCGACGGCCTTGTCGAGCAGCTGGGCGGCAGCGCCACGCCGGCCATGGGCTTTGCCCTGGGCGTGGAGCGCGTCATCGCGCTCATGCAGGCCCAGGGTGTGGCGTTGGCCGACGTTGCGCCGCAGGTCTATCTCGTCTACAAGGGCGCAACCGCCGAGGCACGCGTGCCGGTGCTGGCCGAACGGCTGCGCGATGCGGTCCCGGATCTGCGACTGCGGGTGAATGCCGGCGGCGGCAGCCTGAAGTCGCAGTTCAAGCGGGCTGACAAGAGCGGGGCGCGGCTGGCGCTGGTGTTCGGCGACGACGAGGCCGCTGCCGATCAGATTCAGATCAAGCCGCTGACCGACCGGCGCCCGCAGGAAACCGTCGCGCTGGACAGCGCGGCCGAACGCATCGCGGCACTGCTGGCCTGA
- a CDS encoding tetratricopeptide repeat protein, translating to MAEFDDNEELTRFKHWWSGNGAAVVIGLAIGIVVILGWQGWRWYQNNQAMSAANIYQQVERGVASGQVNDTVVKIVGQLQDDYSGTPYAADASMRLAGYYVQQKDYDKAREQLDWAMNNASREGIRNIARVRAARLAWTQGNADAALKLLDADHPESFDALYAELAGDIHAEQGDREAAYKAYQVALESLPPDTPRQPLETKLADNAPADSAEAPADDSKSAAAS from the coding sequence ATGGCCGAATTCGACGACAACGAAGAACTCACCCGCTTCAAGCATTGGTGGTCCGGCAACGGTGCCGCCGTGGTGATCGGCCTGGCGATCGGTATCGTCGTGATCCTCGGCTGGCAGGGCTGGCGCTGGTACCAGAACAACCAGGCGATGAGCGCAGCCAATATCTACCAGCAGGTCGAACGCGGCGTGGCCAGCGGCCAGGTCAACGACACGGTCGTCAAGATCGTCGGCCAGCTGCAGGACGACTATTCCGGCACGCCGTATGCCGCCGACGCCTCGATGCGCCTGGCCGGCTACTACGTCCAGCAGAAAGACTACGACAAGGCCCGCGAGCAGCTCGACTGGGCCATGAACAACGCCTCGCGCGAGGGTATTCGGAACATCGCGCGCGTTCGTGCGGCGCGCCTGGCGTGGACGCAGGGCAACGCCGACGCCGCGCTCAAGCTGCTCGATGCCGATCATCCCGAGAGCTTCGACGCGCTGTATGCCGAACTGGCCGGCGACATTCATGCCGAGCAGGGCGATCGCGAGGCCGCCTACAAGGCCTACCAGGTCGCACTGGAAAGCCTGCCGCCGGACACGCCGCGCCAGCCGCTGGAAACCAAGCTGGCCGACAACGCACCGGCCGATTCGGCCGAGGCACCCGCCGACGATTCCAAGAGCGCTGCCGCATCATGA
- the bamB gene encoding outer membrane protein assembly factor BamB, which produces MSTRRTIPILAGTIAAASFLLAGCGGGAAVSEPTPLTELKAPAYRMETLWRTDGGDGAGEYVSGFKPAVEGNRVYVANRDGYVVALNLSNGKRIWRSRTGDRLIAGPAVAGDKLLLGTRDGQIVALDVASGERAWTTELSSEVISAPASSADLAVARTLDGRLVALDLATGDRRWTIERSVPTLTMRGTSSPVINGNMVYAGLDNGKVIALDLATGEQRWEQVVALPSGRSELDRIVDVDADPLVLDNELYAVSVGGEMASLSLTSGRTRWQQQIAAESGLAADDNSIYTADMDGDVWAINRITGNKRWEQEALKYRKVSAPAVFDGDVLVGDYDGYVHWLSADDGSVIARGRPFDEAIRSRPVVAGDRAIVLGADGEIAAVRFSPTRAD; this is translated from the coding sequence ATGAGTACCCGTCGCACGATTCCGATCCTTGCCGGCACGATCGCCGCGGCCAGTTTCCTGCTCGCCGGTTGCGGCGGCGGGGCGGCGGTATCCGAGCCCACGCCGCTGACCGAACTCAAGGCGCCGGCCTATCGTATGGAAACGCTGTGGCGGACCGACGGCGGCGATGGCGCGGGGGAGTATGTCAGCGGTTTCAAGCCGGCGGTGGAAGGCAACCGCGTGTACGTCGCCAACCGCGACGGCTATGTGGTCGCGCTGAACCTGAGCAACGGTAAACGCATCTGGCGCTCGCGGACCGGTGACCGGCTGATCGCCGGCCCGGCGGTGGCCGGCGACAAGCTGTTACTGGGCACCCGCGACGGCCAGATCGTGGCGCTGGACGTGGCCTCCGGCGAACGCGCCTGGACCACGGAGCTGTCCAGCGAAGTGATTTCCGCGCCGGCGTCATCGGCCGATCTCGCGGTGGCCCGCACGCTGGACGGGCGACTGGTCGCGCTGGATCTGGCCACCGGCGATCGTCGCTGGACGATCGAACGCAGCGTGCCCACGTTGACCATGCGCGGCACGTCCTCGCCGGTAATCAACGGCAACATGGTGTATGCCGGTCTGGACAACGGCAAGGTCATCGCGCTCGATCTGGCCACCGGCGAACAGCGGTGGGAGCAGGTCGTGGCGCTGCCGTCGGGCCGCTCCGAACTGGATCGCATCGTTGACGTGGACGCTGACCCGCTCGTGCTCGACAACGAGCTCTATGCGGTGAGCGTGGGCGGCGAAATGGCGTCGCTGTCGCTCACCTCGGGGCGTACGCGCTGGCAGCAGCAGATCGCTGCGGAAAGCGGCCTGGCCGCCGACGACAACAGCATCTATACCGCCGACATGGACGGCGATGTCTGGGCGATCAATCGGATTACCGGCAACAAGCGCTGGGAACAGGAAGCACTCAAGTACCGCAAGGTGTCGGCACCCGCCGTGTTCGACGGCGATGTCCTGGTCGGCGACTATGACGGCTACGTCCACTGGCTGTCGGCCGACGACGGCAGTGTGATCGCGCGCGGACGCCCGTTCGACGAGGCGATCCGCAGCCGCCCGGTGGTTGCCGGCGACCGCGCTATCGTGCTGGGCGCCGACGGCGAGATCGCAGCGGTGCGTTTTTCACCGACGCGCGCCGACTAG
- the der gene encoding ribosome biogenesis GTPase Der yields the protein MESVGQPLPVLALVGRPNVGKSTLFNRLTRTRDALVADQPGVTRDRHYGFAAHEGQRYIVIDTGGIGQDDEDIDAQAMAQTQAALTEADVVLMVTDARQGLLAGDEIIAEQLRRLTQPVHVVVNKSEGQVGVQATAEFHALALGDPWAISASHGDRISLLLEHVFANLPAPRAQVGAYPADAIRLALLGRPNAGKSTLVNRLVGETRMLTQDAPGTTRDAVASEFRFDDRPYVIVDTAGIRRRTRIDDTLEKVSVVKAMQAAEAAQVVIIMLDAASGLSAQDIRLLSLAVERGRATVIAVNKWDGLSAKQREKLHAELVERIGAFDFLPLLFISALHGSGLRELLDAVQASHRAAYAELNTSQLSRTLEDAVEAHAPPAIHGRRIKLRFAHQGGRNPPTIVIHGNQTQRLSDEYKRFLMRRFREKFNLFGTPIHLVFKNSDNPYAGRSTKRKRS from the coding sequence ATGGAATCTGTCGGCCAGCCGTTGCCGGTCCTCGCCCTTGTCGGGCGACCGAACGTGGGCAAGTCCACGCTGTTCAACCGGCTCACGCGTACGCGCGATGCACTGGTCGCCGACCAGCCCGGCGTCACTCGCGACCGCCACTACGGGTTCGCGGCCCACGAGGGCCAGCGGTATATCGTCATCGATACCGGCGGCATCGGCCAGGACGACGAAGATATCGATGCCCAGGCCATGGCCCAGACCCAGGCGGCCCTGACCGAGGCGGATGTCGTGCTCATGGTCACCGATGCACGCCAGGGCCTGCTCGCCGGCGACGAGATCATCGCCGAACAGCTGCGCCGCCTGACTCAACCGGTCCACGTGGTCGTCAACAAGAGCGAAGGCCAGGTCGGCGTACAGGCCACCGCCGAGTTTCATGCGCTTGCACTGGGCGACCCCTGGGCGATTTCGGCCAGTCACGGTGACCGCATCTCGTTATTGCTCGAGCATGTGTTCGCCAACCTGCCGGCGCCGCGAGCGCAGGTCGGTGCGTATCCGGCCGATGCAATACGTCTGGCGCTGCTGGGCCGGCCCAACGCGGGCAAGTCGACGCTGGTCAACCGCCTGGTGGGGGAGACGCGGATGCTCACCCAGGATGCGCCCGGCACCACGCGCGATGCCGTGGCCAGCGAATTCCGCTTCGACGACCGCCCCTATGTGATCGTCGACACGGCCGGTATCCGGCGCCGTACCCGTATTGACGATACGCTGGAAAAAGTCAGCGTGGTCAAGGCTATGCAGGCCGCCGAGGCCGCCCAGGTCGTGATCATCATGCTGGATGCGGCCAGCGGTCTGTCGGCCCAGGATATCCGCCTGCTCAGCCTGGCGGTCGAGCGTGGCCGGGCAACTGTGATAGCGGTCAACAAGTGGGATGGGTTGTCGGCCAAACAGCGCGAGAAACTGCACGCGGAGCTGGTCGAGCGCATCGGCGCCTTCGACTTTCTGCCGCTGTTGTTCATTTCCGCGCTGCACGGCTCCGGACTGCGCGAACTGCTGGACGCGGTCCAGGCGTCGCACCGGGCGGCCTACGCCGAACTCAATACATCACAGCTGTCGCGTACGCTGGAAGACGCCGTGGAGGCGCACGCGCCGCCCGCGATCCACGGCCGGCGCATCAAGCTGCGTTTCGCTCATCAGGGCGGGCGCAACCCGCCGACCATCGTCATCCACGGCAACCAGACGCAGCGGCTGAGCGACGAGTACAAGCGTTTTCTCATGCGCCGCTTCCGTGAGAAGTTCAATCTGTTCGGGACACCGATCCACCTTGTGTTCAAGAACAGCGACAACCCCTACGCCGGGCGCAGCACCAAACGCAAGCGCTCCTGA
- a CDS encoding SH3 domain-containing protein: MTKVFQAAVQRRLPLLALSVIVLLASGCAVGPKLVTPEPPPIPDGGPPVPETNEVVLSDNTQLVADAPFGPIKIEAGPGLRRVFTWNDVRRGAVVEPRESRFAGSMGITYDGQPPVWQPAEGVTQLEYEEGQRRFENMDDATIWMQIRRLHYVYNNSGIVVGWQQNGDTLKVELWQFYIDGKQPTSMPNADDSAITISPLEVVPQKMAPVLVFADGHTEPYTEEAANKYKPGAGSSSPAPTSCNWFQRTFTDCSAKLAAAKKAEAEAEAQAKAEAEAAAAAARAAAAKPKTPPAPTHPSATISGSTVNIREGSTTKSKVLFQAKEGDSVKILKKEKDWSYVQFDDDRKGWVADFLLKK, encoded by the coding sequence ATGACCAAGGTTTTCCAAGCGGCCGTTCAGCGCCGCCTGCCGCTGCTCGCGCTGAGCGTCATCGTATTGCTGGCCAGCGGCTGTGCCGTCGGGCCGAAGCTCGTCACGCCCGAGCCGCCGCCGATCCCGGACGGCGGGCCGCCCGTGCCCGAGACCAACGAAGTCGTGCTGTCGGACAACACCCAGTTGGTTGCCGATGCCCCGTTCGGCCCGATCAAGATCGAGGCCGGCCCTGGTCTGCGCCGTGTATTCACCTGGAACGATGTCCGTCGTGGCGCCGTCGTCGAACCCCGCGAATCGCGCTTTGCCGGTAGCATGGGCATCACCTACGACGGCCAGCCGCCGGTCTGGCAGCCCGCCGAAGGCGTGACCCAGCTCGAGTACGAGGAAGGCCAGCGCCGGTTCGAGAACATGGACGACGCCACGATCTGGATGCAGATCCGCCGGCTCCATTATGTCTATAACAACAGCGGCATCGTGGTCGGCTGGCAGCAGAACGGCGACACGCTGAAGGTCGAACTGTGGCAGTTCTATATCGACGGCAAGCAGCCCACGAGCATGCCCAACGCCGACGACAGCGCGATCACCATTTCGCCGCTGGAAGTCGTTCCGCAGAAGATGGCCCCGGTGCTGGTCTTTGCAGACGGCCATACCGAACCCTATACCGAGGAAGCGGCCAACAAGTACAAGCCGGGCGCCGGATCGTCGAGCCCGGCCCCGACATCGTGCAACTGGTTCCAGCGCACCTTCACCGACTGTAGTGCGAAGCTGGCCGCAGCGAAGAAAGCCGAGGCCGAGGCCGAAGCGCAGGCCAAGGCAGAGGCCGAAGCAGCCGCCGCAGCCGCGCGCGCTGCCGCCGCCAAGCCGAAGACCCCGCCGGCGCCGACCCACCCGTCGGCCACGATCAGCGGTAGCACGGTCAATATCCGCGAAGGATCGACCACGAAATCCAAGGTGCTTTTCCAGGCCAAGGAAGGCGACTCGGTCAAGATCCTCAAAAAGGAAAAGGACTGGAGTTACGTGCAGTTCGACGATGACCGCAAGGGCTGGGTGGCTGACTTCCTGCTCAAGAAATAG